One Acetobacter ghanensis DNA window includes the following coding sequences:
- a CDS encoding metal-sensitive transcriptional regulator: MSTDKPGCHACTPSAPASRERHVTQPDKTALINRLKRIEGQIGGILNMVQDDRYCVDILTQLSAVKSALDGVSIQILTSHAKGCVRTAVAENGGEDALEELMGVIRKMIK, encoded by the coding sequence ATGTCCACAGACAAACCCGGTTGCCACGCCTGCACACCCAGCGCACCTGCCAGCAGGGAGCGGCACGTTACGCAACCAGACAAAACAGCCCTGATCAACCGCCTCAAACGGATTGAAGGGCAAATTGGCGGTATTCTCAACATGGTGCAGGATGACCGCTACTGCGTGGATATTCTAACCCAGCTTTCCGCCGTCAAATCCGCATTGGATGGGGTGAGTATTCAAATCCTGACTTCGCACGCCAAAGGTTGTGTACGCACAGCCGTAGCGGAAAATGGCGGAGAGGATGCGCTGGAAGAACTCATGGGCGTTATTCGCAAAATGATAAAGTAA
- the ilvN gene encoding acetolactate synthase small subunit: MQVEVSGSAVISLLVDNESGALARIVELFSGRGYNIQSLTVAPVDEHGQTSRVNIVTTGTQSSIRQVKTQLERLVPVSRVVNLTAEGPYVAREMALVKVVSSGEPRTEALRIAQAFRARAVDTTASSFVFELTGSTDKLDSFIELMRPLGLVEVSRTGVASICRGPQTIQNF; encoded by the coding sequence ATGCAGGTCGAAGTTTCCGGTTCCGCTGTTATTTCCCTTCTGGTTGATAACGAGAGCGGGGCTCTTGCCCGTATTGTGGAGCTGTTCTCGGGCCGTGGTTACAACATCCAGAGCCTGACGGTGGCTCCGGTGGATGAACACGGCCAGACCTCCCGCGTTAACATCGTGACCACGGGCACGCAGTCTTCCATCCGGCAGGTTAAAACGCAGCTTGAGCGGCTTGTGCCCGTCTCGCGCGTGGTGAACCTGACGGCGGAAGGGCCATACGTTGCGCGGGAAATGGCTCTGGTCAAAGTTGTGTCTTCGGGGGAGCCAAGGACGGAAGCCCTGCGTATAGCACAGGCATTCCGGGCACGGGCGGTGGATACAACCGCCAGTTCCTTTGTGTTTGAACTGACCGGCTCTACAGACAAGCTGGACAGTTTTATTGAGCTGATGCGCCCGCTCGGGCTGGTTGAGGTGTCCCGCACCGGGGTTGCCTCCATTTGCCGTGGGCCGCAGACAATTCAGAACTTCTGA
- a CDS encoding copper resistance system multicopper oxidase yields MPLPSPHRGGGFARRQFITGASALAALTGLSRLPRAQADTPFGTPLPSAPRSVFDLTLRPLTVNIAGKTQTVPTMNGSMPGPTLRWREGDTVTLNIHNHLAEESSIHWHGIRCPADMDGVPGLSFAGIGPGQSFTYRFPVRQSGTYWYHSHSNMQEARGLYGAIVIDPRDPPTQTWDRDYVVLLSDWSDVAPHDIISNLKFQDDYYNFRQRTAVSLIKDAKRDGLLPAVKNRLQWAGMNMSATDISDVTGIIYTYLMNGCTPDTNWTGLFRPNERVRLRFINASAMTFYDIRIPGLQMDVVQADGNDVEPVRVDEFRIGVAETYDCIVQPKDNRAYTIFAQTEDRTGYARGTLAPQPGMHAAIPPMDPRPVRTMLDMGMPETMHDMKGMDMKGMDMGKDNQPPAHTPPLNVENQNIAAMPTNRLADPGDGLRNNGRRVLTYADLRALRPAEDTRPPSREITLHLTGNMERYIWGFDGKKFSEADPIPLRLGERVRFTLINDTMMEHPVHLHGLWSELENGQGAYNPVKHTIIVQPGAKLSYLVSADTPGLWAYHCHLLYHMDLGMFRTVVVS; encoded by the coding sequence ATGCCCTTACCCTCACCCCATCGGGGAGGAGGCTTTGCGCGCCGCCAGTTCATAACTGGTGCGAGCGCCCTTGCCGCCCTGACCGGCCTGAGCCGCCTGCCACGCGCGCAGGCCGACACACCTTTTGGCACTCCCCTGCCCTCTGCCCCCCGTTCGGTTTTTGACCTGACCCTCCGCCCGCTTACGGTCAACATTGCAGGCAAAACCCAGACCGTACCGACCATGAACGGGAGTATGCCCGGCCCCACCCTACGCTGGCGGGAGGGGGATACCGTAACCCTGAACATCCATAACCATCTGGCTGAGGAATCATCCATCCACTGGCACGGCATCCGCTGCCCGGCCGACATGGATGGTGTACCGGGCCTGAGCTTTGCAGGCATTGGGCCGGGGCAAAGCTTTACCTACCGTTTTCCCGTCCGGCAGAGCGGCACTTACTGGTACCACAGCCATTCCAACATGCAGGAAGCACGCGGGCTCTACGGAGCCATCGTCATCGACCCACGTGACCCGCCTACCCAGACATGGGACCGGGACTACGTTGTGCTGCTCTCCGACTGGTCGGACGTGGCCCCGCACGACATTATCAGCAACCTTAAATTTCAAGACGATTACTATAACTTTCGGCAACGCACGGCTGTTTCTCTTATAAAGGACGCCAAGCGTGATGGCCTGTTACCCGCCGTAAAGAACCGCCTGCAATGGGCCGGCATGAACATGTCCGCCACCGATATTTCGGATGTGACCGGCATTATCTACACATATCTCATGAACGGCTGCACGCCGGACACCAACTGGACCGGGCTGTTCCGCCCTAATGAGCGGGTGCGGCTCCGCTTTATCAATGCGTCCGCCATGACGTTTTACGACATACGCATTCCCGGCCTGCAAATGGACGTGGTGCAGGCGGACGGGAACGATGTGGAACCTGTGCGGGTCGATGAATTCCGCATTGGTGTTGCCGAAACCTACGACTGTATCGTGCAGCCAAAAGACAACAGAGCCTACACCATTTTTGCCCAGACGGAGGACCGCACAGGCTATGCCCGTGGCACGCTGGCCCCGCAACCGGGCATGCACGCGGCCATCCCCCCCATGGACCCACGGCCAGTCCGCACCATGCTGGACATGGGCATGCCCGAAACCATGCACGACATGAAGGGCATGGACATGAAAGGGATGGATATGGGCAAAGACAACCAGCCCCCAGCCCATACGCCCCCCCTGAATGTTGAAAACCAGAATATTGCCGCCATGCCCACGAACCGGCTGGCCGACCCCGGAGACGGGCTACGCAACAACGGCCGCCGTGTGCTGACCTACGCCGACCTGCGTGCCCTACGCCCGGCGGAAGATACACGCCCCCCTTCGCGGGAGATCACACTCCATCTAACCGGCAACATGGAGCGCTACATCTGGGGGTTTGACGGCAAAAAGTTCTCCGAGGCAGACCCCATTCCCCTCCGACTGGGTGAACGGGTCCGCTTTACGCTCATCAATGACACCATGATGGAACACCCCGTTCATCTGCACGGTCTATGGAGCGAGCTGGAGAATGGACAGGGGGCTTACAACCCGGTCAAACACACCATTATTGTGCAGCCGGGCGCAAAGCTGAGCTACCTTGTCTCCGCCGATACACCGGGACTATGGGCCTACCACTGCCACCTGCTCTACCACATGGACCTTGGCATGTTCCGCACTGTGGTGGTGTCATGA
- the miaA gene encoding tRNA (adenosine(37)-N6)-dimethylallyltransferase MiaA translates to MKQAEHPDASHAGRLSAPYPPALVIAGPTCSGKSALALRLAQALNGIIINADSMQVYRELRVLTARPDARDEALVPHRLYGVLPAAQKGSVAWWREQALAAMQEAWNTGRLPILCGGTGMYMRALTDGLAQIPECAEPIRQEARALVAVEGAPAVHARLMVVDPQTAARLKPVDSQRVARAWEVWRATGHGLDWWQAQPGLPPAPCRFVAVRLHPPRADLRTRIAARFSAMLEQGAVEEVRALLQQNLDPDLPAMRAHGVPELAAMLRGEMTEAEAAAHAIAATGRYTKRQATWFAHHPLTAEGLTSIVNACFSDFEQFSERKYDEIVSFILMGIDASHIGP, encoded by the coding sequence ATGAAGCAAGCCGAACACCCAGACGCCTCCCATGCAGGCCGCCTGTCCGCCCCATATCCGCCAGCCCTTGTTATTGCGGGACCAACCTGCTCGGGCAAATCCGCGTTAGCGCTCAGGCTGGCGCAGGCGTTGAATGGCATCATTATTAACGCGGATTCCATGCAGGTTTATCGGGAGCTGCGCGTGTTGACGGCCCGCCCCGATGCGCGGGATGAGGCACTGGTACCGCACAGGCTCTACGGTGTGCTGCCTGCTGCGCAAAAAGGTAGTGTGGCGTGGTGGCGCGAGCAGGCTCTGGCAGCCATGCAGGAGGCGTGGAACACAGGCCGCCTGCCTATACTGTGTGGTGGCACAGGCATGTATATGCGCGCCCTGACAGATGGACTCGCCCAGATTCCCGAATGTGCGGAGCCTATCCGGCAGGAGGCGCGGGCCCTTGTTGCGGTGGAAGGTGCGCCTGCGGTCCATGCCCGGCTTATGGTGGTGGACCCGCAAACGGCAGCGCGGCTTAAACCAGTAGATTCGCAGCGGGTGGCACGGGCGTGGGAGGTGTGGCGGGCTACTGGCCACGGGTTGGACTGGTGGCAGGCGCAGCCCGGCCTCCCACCGGCTCCGTGCCGTTTTGTGGCAGTGCGGTTGCATCCCCCCCGGGCAGACCTGCGTACGCGCATAGCCGCGCGGTTTTCCGCCATGCTGGAGCAGGGTGCGGTGGAGGAGGTGCGTGCTCTGTTACAACAGAATCTGGACCCGGACCTGCCAGCCATGCGGGCCCACGGTGTGCCCGAACTGGCCGCCATGTTGCGGGGGGAAATGACGGAGGCAGAAGCCGCAGCCCACGCCATTGCCGCCACAGGGCGTTACACCAAGCGGCAGGCAACGTGGTTTGCACACCATCCGCTTACTGCGGAGGGGCTGACCAGCATAGTTAATGCCTGTTTTTCTGATTTCGAGCAATTTTCGGAAAGAAAATATGATGAAATTGTTTCTTTTATTCTAATGGGGATTGACGCCTCCCATATCGGGCCCTAA
- a CDS encoding copper resistance protein B gives MTRRYTTAYAALVLTLAFHQPAFAAPALAAHKHTMPAMDGMEDMPGMDMGDDMDMTAPPPAHKVQHPITASPHAATSNKVTAGSLHEHTHGTFHTSLPALAPSSQWPSAPPPIPKVRYVHDMPPVMDHNTYFHVLMEQFEGRYTAGDSLLRYSGQSWFGTDHDKLWIKSEGTVDGHRHMTDGDHEFLYDHAISTYFDVQAGVRLDLDSGPTRAWGAVGVQGLALYFFDVSATAYFNAQGVAGKLEGSYDLLITNRLILQPQAELNFYSHTDAERNVSRGFSDIDAGLRLRYEFKRKIAPYIAVTYAGHYGNTANHTSNWRGSADNGAEDIRFTFGVRTWF, from the coding sequence ATGACCCGGCGTTACACCACCGCATATGCGGCGCTTGTGCTGACTCTGGCCTTCCACCAGCCTGCCTTTGCCGCCCCTGCACTGGCGGCACACAAGCACACCATGCCCGCAATGGATGGTATGGAGGACATGCCCGGCATGGATATGGGAGACGACATGGACATGACGGCTCCTCCCCCCGCCCATAAGGTTCAACACCCCATAACGGCTTCCCCCCATGCCGCGACAAGCAACAAGGTAACGGCGGGCAGCCTGCACGAACACACCCACGGCACTTTCCACACTAGCCTGCCAGCGCTGGCCCCCAGCAGTCAGTGGCCTTCGGCGCCACCGCCCATACCCAAAGTGCGTTACGTGCACGACATGCCGCCGGTTATGGACCACAACACGTATTTTCATGTTCTGATGGAACAGTTTGAAGGCCGCTATACAGCGGGTGACAGTCTGTTACGCTATTCCGGGCAAAGCTGGTTTGGCACAGATCATGACAAGCTGTGGATCAAGTCCGAGGGCACGGTGGACGGGCACCGCCATATGACCGATGGCGACCACGAATTTTTGTATGACCATGCCATTTCCACCTATTTTGACGTACAGGCCGGGGTACGGCTGGATCTGGATAGTGGTCCCACACGTGCATGGGGCGCGGTGGGGGTACAGGGGCTGGCGCTGTATTTTTTTGATGTGTCGGCAACAGCCTATTTCAACGCTCAGGGGGTCGCTGGCAAGCTGGAAGGCTCCTACGACCTGCTAATTACCAACCGGCTGATTTTGCAACCCCAAGCAGAGCTGAACTTTTATTCTCACACCGACGCGGAGCGCAATGTAAGCCGAGGTTTTTCCGACATTGATGCCGGGCTACGCCTGCGTTACGAATTCAAGCGCAAAATAGCCCCCTATATTGCCGTGACCTACGCTGGCCACTACGGCAACACAGCCAACCATACCAGCAACTGGCGGGGGTCAGCCGATAACGGGGCGGAGGACATCCGCTTTACCTTTGGTGTGCGCACATGGTTTTAA
- a CDS encoding heavy metal translocating P-type ATPase, with translation MSQIISFPVAGMSCASCAARLEKVLNRQQDVQASVNFATARAQVTLEDLATQLPPVLEAVRHAGFTPETTSVDLALTGLTCASCVNRVEKVLNALPSVQASVNLATERAHVSFVPGVVDAADLIARVEKAGYGASLYNQQAPDAQNAQHEAEWRGEWRNFLLSAVLSLPFVIQMLGMLLGEHTVMLPLWCQFGLAGLVQLWCGRALYGGAFHALRAGAANMDVLVVMGTGIAFVFSTVVMAFGLDQPVYFETSALVLTLVLLGRLLEARAKARASAGMQSLMHLQPRTAHVEQNGQWVDTPVEQLVPGNVFMVRPGESVAVDGTVLDGRSDLDEAMLTGESAPVTKTTGDRVFAGTLNQTGALRVQATKVGAQTVLSGIVRMVEQAQGSKASVQRLADRVAAVFVPAVLVLALLALGVGWALTGHFGASLVNAVSVLVIACPCSLGLATPTAIMVGTGLGAQAGILFRNADALEQARKMDILVTDKTGTLTIGRPGVVQVQLAPGEDPHTVLGLAYALEQSSEHPLARAIVAYATAQGAVPATITDFNAIPGRGVQARMGEKDAQLGSLSYMQQIGCPIDRTLTDGWQARGQTIVALALGGRVVGYFGLADQVRPEAQMAIAALRSEGLRVVMLSGDNERAAQAVARQVRIDEVVAGVLPEGKAAQITRLKAGGQHCVGMVGDGINDAPALALADVSFAIGAGADIALETADVVLVRSQLTALVDAVSLSRATVSKIRQNLFFAFIYNILGLPLAAFGLLSPVFAGAAMAMSSVSVVSNSLLLNRWKARRSWGA, from the coding sequence ATGAGCCAGATTATCAGTTTTCCCGTTGCGGGCATGAGCTGTGCCAGTTGTGCCGCCCGGCTGGAAAAAGTGCTCAATCGGCAGCAGGATGTGCAGGCATCCGTTAATTTTGCCACGGCACGGGCGCAGGTCACTCTGGAAGACCTCGCAACCCAACTCCCCCCGGTGCTGGAAGCCGTGCGTCATGCCGGTTTTACGCCCGAAACCACAAGTGTTGATCTGGCCCTGACCGGGCTGACATGCGCATCCTGCGTAAACAGGGTGGAAAAAGTGCTCAATGCCCTGCCATCGGTTCAGGCATCGGTCAATCTGGCTACCGAGCGCGCCCATGTCAGCTTTGTGCCCGGCGTAGTGGATGCGGCAGATTTGATTGCCCGTGTGGAGAAGGCTGGATACGGCGCAAGCCTGTACAACCAGCAGGCGCCAGATGCGCAAAATGCGCAGCACGAGGCGGAATGGCGGGGGGAGTGGCGGAATTTCCTCCTTTCTGCCGTGCTGAGTTTGCCTTTTGTCATCCAGATGCTGGGTATGCTGCTGGGTGAGCATACCGTTATGCTGCCCTTGTGGTGTCAGTTCGGGCTGGCTGGGCTGGTGCAGCTCTGGTGTGGCCGCGCGTTGTATGGCGGTGCCTTCCATGCGCTGCGGGCCGGTGCCGCCAATATGGATGTGCTGGTGGTTATGGGCACAGGCATTGCTTTTGTGTTCAGCACTGTTGTGATGGCTTTTGGCCTTGATCAGCCTGTTTATTTTGAGACCAGCGCGCTGGTGCTGACTCTTGTTCTGCTTGGTCGCCTGCTGGAGGCCCGCGCCAAAGCCCGCGCTAGTGCGGGGATGCAAAGCCTTATGCACCTGCAACCCCGGACTGCCCATGTGGAGCAGAATGGCCAGTGGGTGGATACGCCGGTGGAGCAGCTTGTGCCCGGCAACGTGTTTATGGTCCGTCCGGGGGAGAGCGTGGCCGTGGACGGCACGGTGCTGGATGGCCGGTCTGATCTGGATGAAGCCATGCTAACGGGTGAGAGCGCCCCCGTTACCAAAACCACGGGCGACCGCGTTTTTGCGGGTACTTTGAACCAGACAGGCGCTTTGCGTGTGCAGGCCACAAAAGTGGGGGCGCAAACCGTTCTATCGGGCATTGTGCGTATGGTGGAGCAGGCGCAGGGCAGCAAGGCCAGTGTGCAGCGTCTGGCGGACCGTGTGGCGGCGGTATTTGTGCCTGCGGTGCTGGTGCTGGCCTTGCTGGCCCTTGGTGTGGGGTGGGCGCTTACGGGGCATTTTGGCGCCAGTCTGGTTAATGCCGTGTCGGTGCTGGTTATTGCCTGCCCCTGCTCGTTAGGGTTGGCAACACCAACGGCCATTATGGTCGGTACGGGCCTTGGTGCGCAGGCTGGTATTCTGTTCCGCAATGCGGATGCGCTGGAGCAGGCGCGCAAAATGGATATTCTGGTCACTGACAAAACAGGAACCCTTACCATAGGGCGGCCCGGTGTCGTGCAGGTGCAGCTTGCCCCGGGCGAGGACCCACATACGGTGCTGGGGCTGGCGTATGCGCTGGAGCAGAGTTCCGAACATCCGCTGGCTCGCGCTATTGTGGCGTATGCCACGGCACAGGGGGCGGTGCCTGCCACCATAACCGATTTTAACGCCATACCGGGGCGTGGTGTGCAGGCCCGGATGGGAGAGAAAGATGCGCAGCTTGGCTCGCTTTCCTATATGCAACAGATTGGTTGCCCAATAGACCGGACGTTAACCGATGGCTGGCAGGCCCGTGGGCAAACCATTGTCGCCTTGGCCCTTGGGGGGAGAGTCGTGGGGTATTTTGGGCTGGCTGATCAGGTCCGGCCAGAAGCCCAGATGGCTATTGCCGCTCTGCGGAGCGAGGGGCTGCGTGTGGTGATGCTCAGTGGGGATAATGAGCGGGCAGCACAAGCCGTGGCCCGGCAGGTGAGGATAGATGAGGTTGTGGCCGGTGTGCTGCCGGAGGGCAAGGCCGCGCAGATCACCCGGCTCAAGGCTGGTGGCCAGCACTGTGTGGGCATGGTGGGGGATGGTATAAACGATGCTCCGGCCCTTGCACTGGCTGATGTTAGTTTTGCTATTGGAGCCGGGGCCGATATTGCGTTGGAAACGGCGGATGTTGTGCTGGTGCGGAGCCAGTTAACGGCACTGGTGGATGCTGTCTCGCTCTCCCGGGCAACGGTATCCAAAATCAGGCAGAACCTGTTTTTTGCATTTATCTACAACATATTGGGCCTGCCACTGGCGGCATTCGGTTTGCTTAGCCCGGTTTTTGCCGGGGCGGCCATGGCCATGAGTTCGGTCTCGGTCGTTAGCAATTCCCTGTTGCTCAACCGGTGGAAGGCGCGCCGCTCATGGGGGGCATAA
- the ilvC gene encoding ketol-acid reductoisomerase, with translation MRVYYDRDADVNLIKSKKVAVIGYGSQGHAHANNLKDSGVSEVVIGLREGSAAAEKARNAGFTVMTPDKAAAWADVVMVLTPDEGQGALYKESLEKNLKQGAALAFAHGLSIHFRLIEARPDLDVFLIAPKGPGHTVRSEYQRGGGVPCLVAIAQDKSGKALDIALSYASAIGGGRAGTIETSFKEEVETDLFGEQAVLCGGLVELIRAGFETLVEGGYAPEMAYFECLHEMKLIVDLIYEGGIANMNYSISNTAEYGEYVSGPRVITAESKKAMKDILTDIQNGTFVRNFVLENKSGNVFFKATRARNDAHQIEAVGEKLRGMMPWIAKSRLVDKTKN, from the coding sequence ATGCGCGTGTATTATGATCGTGACGCCGACGTTAACCTGATCAAGTCCAAAAAGGTGGCCGTTATCGGTTACGGCAGCCAGGGCCATGCCCATGCCAACAACCTGAAGGACAGCGGTGTTTCTGAAGTTGTGATCGGCCTGCGCGAAGGTTCTGCCGCAGCAGAAAAAGCCCGCAATGCTGGCTTTACGGTTATGACGCCCGACAAAGCTGCTGCCTGGGCAGACGTTGTTATGGTGCTGACCCCCGACGAAGGTCAGGGCGCACTGTACAAAGAATCTCTGGAAAAGAACCTGAAGCAGGGTGCTGCTCTGGCTTTTGCTCATGGTCTGTCCATCCACTTCCGCCTGATCGAAGCCCGCCCTGATCTGGACGTGTTCCTGATCGCGCCTAAAGGCCCCGGCCACACCGTGCGTTCCGAATACCAGCGTGGCGGCGGCGTGCCCTGCCTGGTGGCTATTGCACAGGACAAGTCCGGCAAGGCTCTGGACATTGCTCTGTCCTACGCATCCGCCATTGGTGGTGGCCGTGCAGGCACGATCGAAACGTCCTTCAAGGAAGAAGTCGAAACCGATCTGTTTGGTGAACAGGCCGTGCTTTGCGGTGGTCTGGTCGAACTGATCCGCGCTGGCTTTGAAACGCTGGTTGAAGGCGGTTACGCCCCGGAAATGGCATACTTTGAATGCCTGCACGAAATGAAGCTGATCGTGGACCTGATCTACGAAGGCGGCATTGCCAACATGAACTACTCCATCTCCAACACCGCTGAGTATGGTGAGTATGTGTCTGGCCCGCGCGTGATCACGGCGGAAAGCAAGAAGGCCATGAAGGACATCCTGACGGACATCCAGAACGGCACCTTCGTGCGCAACTTCGTGCTGGAAAACAAGTCCGGCAACGTGTTCTTCAAGGCTACCCGTGCACGTAACGATGCCCACCAGATTGAAGCCGTTGGCGAAAAACTGCGTGGCATGATGCCCTGGATCGCTAAGTCCCGTCTGGTTGACAAAACCAAGAACTAA
- the ilvB gene encoding biosynthetic-type acetolactate synthase large subunit, producing the protein MTRYTGSTTLDAQTTATLPGAEVLLRALVEQGVEVIFGYPGGAVLPIYDALFKQNHIRHVLVRHEQAAVHAAEAYARSTGKVGVVLVTSGPGATNAVTGLLDAMMDSIPLVCLSGQVPTALIGNDAFQEADTTGITRPVTKYNYLVRKPEDLAPAVHEAFAIARSGRPGPVLIDLPKNITVGDAPYTDAKSVTPRTTRMTSEPDRAAIARAVAAMKNGKRPLFYTGGGVINSGPQASENLRKLVELTGFPITSTLMGLGAFPGTDGRFLGMLGMHGTYEANLATHDCDVLIALGSRFDDRVTGRLDAFSPNSFKIHVDIDPSQINKIVHVNEGIVGDVGQIIGMMIEEWEKQPAYAHKADLDAWWAQIEGWRALDCLRFKQDQAPDAVIKPQQAIQRVYELARQTGRDTYVSTEVGQHQMWAAQFFRFDEPNRWLTSGGLGTMGYGLPAAVGAQVAHPDALVLDIAGEASTLMNIQELGTIAQYRLPVKIFIINNHYMGMVRQWQELLHGSRYSESYSDALPDFVKLAESFHATGLRVTRLDQLDATIRQALEHDGPVIVDICVAEGENCFPMIPSGAAHNQMILGPEQEESGATISKEGQMLV; encoded by the coding sequence ATGACACGCTATACTGGCTCGACCACACTGGACGCTCAGACAACCGCAACCCTGCCGGGTGCGGAAGTGCTTCTGCGCGCATTGGTCGAACAGGGCGTGGAGGTTATTTTTGGCTACCCCGGTGGCGCTGTCCTTCCCATTTATGATGCCCTGTTCAAGCAGAACCACATCCGCCATGTGCTGGTGCGGCACGAGCAGGCAGCTGTGCATGCGGCAGAAGCCTATGCCCGTTCTACCGGTAAGGTTGGTGTGGTGCTGGTAACCAGTGGTCCGGGGGCCACCAATGCGGTGACCGGCCTGCTGGACGCCATGATGGATTCCATCCCGCTGGTCTGCCTGTCCGGGCAGGTGCCAACAGCCCTGATCGGGAATGACGCGTTTCAGGAAGCGGATACAACGGGCATTACCCGCCCGGTCACCAAATACAATTATCTGGTGCGCAAGCCCGAAGATCTGGCGCCTGCGGTGCACGAGGCCTTTGCCATTGCCCGCTCTGGTCGCCCCGGCCCAGTGCTGATTGATCTGCCTAAGAATATAACGGTGGGGGATGCGCCCTATACGGATGCAAAATCCGTTACCCCGCGCACGACCCGCATGACTTCTGAGCCGGACCGTGCCGCCATTGCCCGTGCTGTGGCCGCTATGAAGAATGGCAAACGCCCGCTGTTTTATACGGGGGGTGGGGTTATCAACTCCGGCCCGCAGGCTAGCGAGAACCTGCGCAAGCTGGTGGAGCTGACCGGGTTCCCCATTACTTCCACGCTTATGGGGCTTGGCGCTTTTCCCGGAACGGACGGGCGCTTCCTCGGTATGCTGGGTATGCACGGCACGTACGAAGCCAATCTGGCAACCCACGACTGCGATGTGCTGATTGCGCTGGGGAGCCGGTTTGATGACCGGGTAACCGGGCGGCTGGATGCGTTCTCTCCCAATTCTTTTAAAATTCATGTCGATATTGATCCTTCCCAGATCAACAAGATCGTGCATGTGAACGAAGGCATTGTGGGCGACGTTGGCCAGATTATTGGCATGATGATTGAAGAGTGGGAAAAGCAGCCCGCCTATGCCCATAAAGCCGATCTGGATGCCTGGTGGGCACAGATTGAAGGGTGGCGTGCACTGGACTGCCTGCGCTTTAAGCAGGATCAGGCGCCAGATGCGGTTATCAAGCCGCAGCAGGCCATCCAGCGTGTTTATGAACTGGCACGCCAGACCGGGCGGGACACCTATGTTTCCACCGAGGTGGGGCAACATCAGATGTGGGCGGCGCAGTTCTTTCGGTTTGATGAACCCAACCGCTGGCTGACATCGGGCGGGCTGGGCACCATGGGGTATGGTCTGCCTGCTGCCGTTGGTGCACAGGTTGCACACCCGGATGCGCTGGTGCTGGATATTGCGGGCGAAGCCTCAACCCTGATGAACATTCAGGAACTGGGGACCATTGCGCAGTACCGTCTGCCGGTTAAAATCTTCATCATCAATAACCACTACATGGGCATGGTGCGCCAGTGGCAGGAACTACTGCACGGTTCCCGTTATTCGGAAAGCTACAGTGATGCTCTGCCGGACTTTGTAAAGCTGGCCGAAAGTTTTCATGCAACCGGCCTGCGTGTGACCCGTCTGGACCAGTTGGATGCGACCATCCGTCAGGCGCTGGAGCATGATGGTCCGGTTATTGTGGATATCTGCGTGGCAGAAGGTGAAAACTGCTTCCCCATGATTCCGTCCGGGGCGGCCCATAACCAGATGATCCTTGGTCCGGAGCAGGAAGAAAGCGGGGCGACGATCAGCAAGGAAGGGCAGATGCTGGTTTAA
- the serB gene encoding phosphoserine phosphatase SerB, whose translation MTSLVLTLVAPREATTLDTATLSLARDVIRANGEAVILSPGEAVDIPCPASARTVLPQLHDQLGGKFDAILTPAEGRRKKLLVSDMDSTIVANETLDDLAALAGIGDKVAAITARSMNGELDFATSLRERVALLKGLPLSLLEKAWQDVRLNPGAVELVRTMRAHGAYTALVSGGFTFFTSRVAALCGFEENHANTLLADSTGHLTGAPGLPILGAQTKLELLQKLTTHHGLENTATLAIGDGANDLPMLRAAGLGIAFHAKPVVRQAVSAQINLTSLRTALFMQGYPASAFVSA comes from the coding sequence ATGACGAGCCTTGTTCTGACCCTTGTTGCCCCCCGTGAGGCGACAACACTCGATACCGCCACCCTCTCCCTCGCGCGGGACGTAATCCGCGCCAATGGTGAGGCCGTAATCCTCTCTCCCGGAGAGGCGGTGGATATTCCATGCCCGGCCAGCGCGCGCACTGTGCTGCCCCAGCTACACGACCAGCTTGGCGGCAAGTTTGACGCCATTCTGACTCCAGCGGAAGGCCGCCGTAAAAAGCTGCTGGTCTCGGACATGGACAGCACCATTGTCGCCAATGAAACGTTGGATGATCTGGCAGCGCTGGCGGGAATCGGGGACAAGGTTGCCGCCATTACCGCCCGCTCCATGAATGGTGAGCTGGATTTTGCCACCTCCCTGCGTGAGCGCGTGGCCCTGCTCAAGGGCTTGCCTCTGAGCCTGCTGGAAAAAGCGTGGCAGGACGTCCGCCTGAACCCCGGCGCAGTAGAGCTTGTACGCACCATGCGTGCACATGGGGCTTATACGGCGCTCGTCTCTGGTGGCTTTACCTTCTTCACCTCCCGCGTGGCCGCACTTTGCGGGTTTGAGGAAAACCATGCCAACACCCTGCTGGCAGACAGCACCGGACACCTGACCGGCGCACCCGGCCTGCCTATTCTGGGCGCACAGACCAAGCTGGAACTATTGCAAAAGCTGACCACCCACCACGGGTTGGAAAACACCGCAACGCTGGCCATTGGCGATGGCGCAAATGACCTGCCCATGCTGCGTGCGGCAGGCCTTGGCATTGCCTTCCACGCCAAACCGGTTGTACGGCAGGCGGTGTCGGCACAGATCAACCTCACCTCGCTCCGCACCGCATTGTTCATGCAGGGTTATCCCGCGTCTGCTTTTGTTAGCGCATAA